From the Tribolium castaneum strain GA2 chromosome 2, icTriCast1.1, whole genome shotgun sequence genome, one window contains:
- the LOC103314607 gene encoding uncharacterized protein LOC103314607 produces the protein MKKRRHSKVSESAELSEADDAEIIKVNIQTKSSSLSPNPSDLDEAPPSPPPPKSVEKATPSPKKKLSSSPLKNFISQHPELEKVALDDVVSEDDDICVLEVPSTLDSDCFIGKLINFDKKTKLKISGKKYIIEPNFEDVRPINLISRGIKVVKPVANLKLREYHKNKPDDNIVNVDKCKPTLPEKIKVRHPLFGVEYKKKIELSEEVQRKLDNSIEKALQKIKKKKKKNKHVEKEDSQVKNNIKPIKQEAFTSGDDEQDGPFFEALRSHCEKKNKSKHRIKAEVDDQFYESSLDEKKKKTHQVSPEYKDEKDEKKKKRKSSFNEGSSDEKRRKHSSHTFESNNSFEEKKHGNNLVNSTVIPGLHLPLFDFDVSGIINKDSEVNNDDLEETEQSVKSKKKKKTVKVEPETDHSVSSEGTSPKKKKKKIKEEKVDEQTNSLIFDLLNKVKSEIDSPAKHKKKKKADG, from the exons atgaaaaaacgcagACATTCTAAAGTTTCAGAAAGTGCAGAATTATCAGAAGCCGATGATGCAGAAATCATCAAAGTAAATATCCAAACGAAATCAAGCTCACTTTCACCTAACCCCTCAGACTTGGACGAAGCCCCACCATCACCCCCGCCACCAAAATCAGTAGAAAAAGCGACCCCGAGTCCGAAAAAAaag TTGTCTTCAAGCCCTCTGAAAAACTTTATTTCGCAACACCCTGAGTTAGAGAAGGTCGCACTAGACGATGTGGTATCAGAAGATGACGATATTTGCGTACTGGAAGTTCCTAGCACTTTAGATTCGGATTGTTTCATcgggaaattaattaatttcgacaaaaaaactaaactcaAAATCAGtggtaaaaaatacataattgaGCCAAATTTTGAAGACGTTAGACCGATTAATTTAATCAGTCGTGGCATTAAAGTAGTTAAACCTGTCGCGAATTTAAAACTTCGTGAATACCACAAAAATAAACCTGACGACAATATTGTGAATGTGGATAAATGTAAACCAACGCttcctgaaaaaattaaagtaagaCACCCACTTTTTGGGGTTGAGTACAAAAAGAAGATCGAGTTGAGTGAAGAAGTACAAAGGAAATTGGACAACTCGATCGAGAAggctttgcaaaaaattaagaaaaagaagaaaaagaataaACACGTGGAAAAGGAAGACAGTCAAGTGAAGAATAACATAAAACCAATTAAGCAAGAAGCATTCACTTCGGGGGATGATGAACAAGATGGACCTTTCTTTGAGGCTTTGAGATCACACTgtgaaaagaaaaacaaatctAAACACCGAATAAAAGCTGAAGTGGACGATCAATTTTACGAGTCTTCTCTGGAcgagaaaaagaagaaaacgcATCAAGTATCCCCCGAATATAAAGACGAGAAAGAtgagaagaagaagaaacgtAAGAGTAGCTTTAATGAGGGATCTTCTGATGAAAAACGAAGAAAACACTCAAGTCACACATTCGAAAGTAACAACAGTTTTGAAGAGAAGAAACACGGAAACAATTTGGTCAACAGTACGGTAATCCCTGGTTTACATTTACCACTTTTCGATTTTGATGTTAGtggaattattaataaagattCGGAAGTAAACAACGATGATTTGGAAGAGACTGAGCAAAGCGTAAAGagcaagaagaagaagaaaacgGTGAAAGTGGAACCCGAGACGGATCATTCTGTGTCAAGTGAGGGAACGTCgccaaaaaagaagaagaaaaagattAAGGAAGAAAAAGTGGATGAGCAAACTAATTCGTTAATTTTTGACCTTTTGAATAAAGTGAAGAGCGAGATAGACAGTCCGGCGAAGcacaagaagaagaaaaaagcagATGGGTAA